In Myxococcales bacterium, a single genomic region encodes these proteins:
- a CDS encoding response regulator, whose translation MSRERSAEKGPLQPSRGGAVAQALPQVLLVDDSAAIVAFEAAALSGLYALSTASDGAAALQRIRDVRPALVLLDLSMPIMDGDRVVEAVRADTSLDDVAIVIVSTERERAQALLKLGANGFLPKPLKADELRATVARVLEEVARRQASATVPILPLRIGRVELAVNVERVLAVSLMPRTIPLPAGPPFIKEMLDVHGEPVALFDLAERLGEPYELSRVDRKLVLMRAGDRVIAFAVDEVREPMLVPRSEVVLRASFAGGEHEPLRAVLEGVVRRPEAPLPLLDAAALLSPAAVEFIASGVRAAAQFAP comes from the coding sequence GTGAGTCGAGAGCGGTCCGCGGAGAAGGGGCCGCTCCAGCCGAGCCGCGGCGGAGCCGTCGCTCAGGCCCTTCCGCAGGTTCTGCTCGTCGACGACAGCGCGGCCATCGTCGCCTTTGAGGCGGCCGCCCTCTCTGGGCTCTACGCGCTCTCCACCGCCAGCGATGGCGCCGCGGCGTTGCAGCGCATTCGCGACGTGCGTCCGGCGCTCGTGCTGCTGGACCTCTCAATGCCCATCATGGACGGCGACCGCGTTGTCGAGGCGGTTCGCGCCGACACGTCGCTCGACGACGTCGCCATCGTGATCGTCTCGACGGAGCGGGAGCGAGCCCAGGCGTTGCTCAAGCTCGGGGCCAACGGCTTTCTCCCGAAGCCACTCAAGGCCGATGAGCTGCGAGCCACGGTGGCGCGGGTCCTCGAGGAGGTCGCGCGTCGCCAAGCCTCCGCGACGGTGCCCATCTTGCCGCTGCGGATCGGCCGCGTGGAGCTAGCCGTCAACGTGGAGCGTGTTCTCGCCGTGTCCTTGATGCCGCGCACCATCCCGCTTCCGGCGGGACCTCCGTTCATCAAGGAGATGCTCGACGTGCACGGCGAGCCGGTCGCCCTCTTCGACCTCGCGGAACGCTTGGGCGAGCCCTACGAGCTCTCGCGTGTAGACCGAAAGCTCGTCCTGATGCGCGCCGGCGATCGCGTGATCGCCTTCGCCGTCGACGAAGTCCGCGAGCCGATGCTGGTACCCCGCTCCGAAGTGGTCCTCCGTGCTTCCTTCGCCGGTGGTGAACATGAACCCCTTCGCGCTGTGCTCGAGGGGGTCGTCAGGCGCCCCGAGGCGCCGCTTCCATTGCTCGACGCGGCGGCGTTGCTCTCACCCGCCGCCGTCGAGTTCATCGCATCGGGCGTTCGTGCAGCAGCACAATTTGCGCCATGA
- a CDS encoding response regulator: protein MHKILIVDDNSTMRQILKLYMMGKMHTFLEADSAQRAFEILEQESVDLLIVDIHLGRIDGVEFVRMLREKDASARDVPVVFISGDRDGSQAVTGLNTARARSCSSPWIARSWSRSLTRCCRGRPGESRAVRGEGAAPAEPRRSRRSGPSAGSARRRQRGHRRL, encoded by the coding sequence ATGCACAAGATCCTAATCGTCGATGACAACTCGACGATGCGGCAAATCCTCAAGCTCTACATGATGGGGAAGATGCACACCTTCCTCGAGGCCGATAGCGCCCAGCGGGCGTTTGAGATTCTCGAGCAAGAGTCCGTCGACCTCCTCATCGTGGACATTCACCTCGGCAGGATTGACGGCGTCGAGTTCGTCCGAATGCTCCGTGAGAAGGATGCGTCGGCGCGTGACGTGCCAGTGGTCTTCATCAGCGGGGATCGCGACGGTAGCCAGGCCGTCACCGGCCTGAACACGGCCCGAGCACGTTCCTGCTCAAGCCCCTGGATCGCGAGAAGCTGGTCCAGGTCGTTGACTCGCTGTTGCCGCGGAAGGCCGGGTGAGTCGAGAGCGGTCCGCGGAGAAGGGGCCGCTCCAGCCGAGCCGCGGCGGAGCCGTCGCTCAGGCCCTTCCGCAGGTTCTGCTCGTCGACGACAGCGCGGCCATCGTCGCCTTTGA
- a CDS encoding DUF3025 domain-containing protein: MTAFRALRAQVPWRPRFAEEHAVFAAVRGPASLFETLAAFPSPEQIHERLSPLAGVSFVRAPERRVGPRSLDSLYDGAIHTHRTVPTRSGSWHDLLNALVWAIHPRAKWSLHARQFELVRLGLDPATGRLPGARTRAQDALALFDEGGLVVESPEPLTSGAAIEESVAAGRARAVVFGHAIYEGFVLGSAWPMVRAIVVPGDPDESVALRLADREASITPEDLPRVRLMELFR; this comes from the coding sequence ATGACCGCCTTTCGCGCGCTCAGAGCCCAGGTGCCGTGGCGGCCTCGCTTCGCCGAAGAACACGCCGTCTTCGCGGCCGTGCGCGGCCCCGCGTCGCTCTTTGAAACGCTCGCAGCGTTTCCTTCCCCGGAGCAGATCCACGAGCGACTCTCACCGCTCGCAGGGGTCTCGTTTGTCCGAGCGCCGGAGCGACGGGTCGGCCCGCGCAGCCTCGACAGCCTCTACGACGGCGCCATCCACACGCACCGCACCGTCCCGACGCGGAGCGGTTCGTGGCACGACCTCTTGAACGCGCTGGTTTGGGCGATTCACCCGCGCGCCAAGTGGAGCCTCCACGCGCGTCAGTTCGAGCTCGTGCGCCTCGGCCTCGACCCCGCGACGGGGCGCCTGCCGGGTGCCCGAACGCGAGCGCAAGACGCACTGGCGCTCTTCGACGAGGGCGGTTTGGTCGTCGAGAGCCCCGAGCCGCTGACGAGCGGCGCGGCCATTGAAGAATCGGTCGCGGCAGGACGGGCGCGCGCCGTCGTCTTCGGCCACGCCATCTACGAGGGCTTCGTCCTCGGTTCGGCGTGGCCGATGGTTCGAGCCATCGTCGTTCCCGGCGACCCCGACGAGAGCGTGGCCCTTCGCTTGGCGGACCGGGAGGCGTCCATCACTCCCGAGGACCTGCCGCGCGTGCGCCTCATGGAACTCTTCCGCTAG
- a CDS encoding GMC family oxidoreductase, protein MQALEGRAFMPLLQGRCVGGSTVINSAIAWRAPEDVLSDWTTRFGVGPTMHELEPHYRALEAELSVQPVAEHVLGENNRRLLATRGVEASGTGLEPSVMRRYDGGCEGSGRCLTGCPNGKKQSMNVTFVPRTLWRGARIYFNANVSRITFDGRRADGVLATGTGPEGRRVRLRARRAVVIAASTVQSPQLLRRSGIKNRHLGEHFQVHPGLALLGLFADPIDMSFGATQGAESVAYRKERFKIEAISMPPGLVLARMPGVGPGLLERMRDYSHVAMWSIQVRAEAEGRVGRTLFGRERVTYSPTPRDMMTARYGLSVLARLFFDAGAREVWPGVHGLPPTLAPSDVGKVLGGPTDARAYSFIATHLFGAARMGPDAASGVVDGDGLVYGTEGLYLVDSSVFPTNLGVNPQHTIMAIASLLATRLADRMAR, encoded by the coding sequence ATGCAGGCGCTCGAGGGCCGCGCGTTCATGCCGCTCTTGCAGGGCCGATGCGTAGGCGGCAGCACGGTCATCAATTCGGCCATCGCGTGGCGCGCGCCGGAGGACGTGCTCTCGGACTGGACCACGCGCTTTGGCGTGGGGCCGACGATGCACGAGCTCGAGCCGCACTACCGGGCTCTCGAGGCGGAGCTCTCCGTGCAGCCCGTGGCGGAGCACGTGCTCGGCGAGAACAACCGTCGCTTGCTCGCCACGAGAGGGGTTGAAGCCAGCGGCACGGGCCTCGAGCCGTCGGTGATGCGCCGCTACGACGGAGGATGCGAGGGGAGTGGGCGCTGCTTGACCGGCTGTCCAAACGGAAAAAAGCAGTCGATGAACGTCACCTTCGTGCCACGGACGCTCTGGCGCGGCGCCCGCATCTACTTCAACGCAAACGTGTCCCGCATCACCTTCGACGGACGCCGCGCCGACGGAGTCTTGGCCACCGGCACCGGACCCGAGGGGCGGCGCGTTCGTTTGCGCGCTCGGAGAGCCGTCGTGATCGCTGCGAGCACCGTGCAGAGCCCTCAGCTTCTGCGACGCAGCGGCATCAAGAACCGTCACCTCGGCGAACACTTTCAAGTGCACCCGGGGCTCGCGCTCCTCGGCCTCTTCGCCGATCCCATCGACATGTCGTTCGGCGCGACGCAGGGCGCTGAGAGCGTCGCGTATCGAAAGGAGCGCTTCAAGATCGAAGCCATCTCCATGCCGCCGGGGCTCGTGCTCGCGCGAATGCCGGGCGTGGGGCCGGGCCTCCTTGAGCGAATGCGCGACTACTCCCACGTCGCCATGTGGTCCATTCAGGTGCGCGCGGAAGCCGAGGGACGAGTCGGACGCACGCTCTTTGGGCGCGAACGCGTGACCTATTCGCCCACGCCCCGCGACATGATGACGGCTCGGTACGGTCTGAGCGTCCTCGCGCGACTCTTCTTCGACGCGGGCGCGCGCGAGGTGTGGCCCGGCGTCCATGGATTGCCCCCAACCCTTGCGCCTTCCGACGTCGGCAAGGTCCTCGGCGGACCCACCGATGCGCGCGCCTATTCGTTCATTGCGACGCACCTCTTTGGTGCCGCGCGCATGGGACCCGACGCCGCATCGGGCGTGGTGGACGGCGACGGCCTCGTCTACGGCACCGAGGGGCTCTACCTCGTTGACTCGAGCGTTTTTCCAACGAACCTCGGCGTCAATCCGCAGCACACCATCATGGCCATCGCGAGCCTTCTGGCGACGCGTCTCGCCGATCGGATGGCGCGCTGA
- a CDS encoding FAD-binding protein, with protein sequence MRSGSSRRCSRWSARCSTPACPKCAGPCSALRLCRARPFRARASYVAPTREATMPLDGWPDTTGALPDESLPEGAAVDVATPGPDVDAIFDVIVVGSGAAGAVAAFRLAASGCSVAIVEEGPWIFSRDMKRISSTASERSFATRACRRSRAARSCRSCRADA encoded by the coding sequence ATGCGTTCCGGCAGCTCGCGACGTTGCTCAAGATGGTCGGCACGCTGCTCTACGCCCGCGTGCCCGAAGTGCGCGGGGCCATGCTCGGCGCTGCGGCTGTGCCGAGCGCGACCGTTTCGGGCACGCGCCTCGTACGTCGCGCCGACGAGGGAGGCCACGATGCCGCTCGACGGCTGGCCTGACACGACGGGCGCCTTGCCCGACGAATCGCTGCCGGAAGGCGCCGCCGTCGATGTTGCGACGCCCGGGCCCGACGTTGACGCGATCTTCGACGTGATCGTAGTGGGCTCCGGCGCCGCCGGCGCAGTGGCGGCCTTTCGTCTCGCTGCGAGCGGCTGCTCCGTGGCCATCGTCGAGGAGGGGCCGTGGATCTTCTCCCGTGACATGAAGAGGATCTCCTCGACGGCTTCCGAACGCTCTTTCGCGACGCGGGCATGCAGGCGCTCGAGGGCCGCGCGTTCATGCCGCTCTTGCAGGGCCGATGCGTAG
- a CDS encoding aminotransferase class I/II-fold pyridoxal phosphate-dependent enzyme: MIDLRSDTVTQPTPAMRAAMAAAPVGDDVYGEDPSVRELEARIARMLGKPAALFVTSGTMGNQLAIRCSTEPGDEVIVGEGAHPVFHESGAAPVLSGVQFAIAGRGGLFTAEDAEREIKPRAYTSPRTSLICVENTHNRAGGRIFPEAEIERIGAVARANGLAFHLDGARLWNTHVASKLPLARLAAPFDTVSICFSKGLGAPVGSALLGTAALVEKARRFRKMWGGGMRQAGILAAAALYALDHHVERLQEDHDKARALGQKLASVPGLVVDEASIDTNIVNIDVERLAPEAVSAEARARGLLLNPSAPGRLRAVLHLDVRREDIARCAAILAESLEAVRART; encoded by the coding sequence ATGATCGATCTCCGGAGCGACACGGTGACGCAGCCGACGCCGGCCATGCGCGCTGCGATGGCGGCGGCCCCGGTCGGCGACGACGTCTACGGCGAAGACCCGTCGGTGCGCGAGCTCGAAGCCCGCATCGCGAGGATGCTCGGCAAGCCAGCCGCCTTGTTCGTGACGTCGGGCACCATGGGCAACCAGCTGGCCATTCGCTGCAGCACCGAGCCCGGCGACGAGGTCATCGTCGGCGAGGGCGCCCACCCGGTCTTCCACGAATCGGGGGCCGCGCCGGTGCTCTCGGGCGTTCAGTTCGCGATCGCCGGTCGGGGCGGACTGTTCACCGCCGAAGACGCCGAGCGCGAAATCAAGCCGCGCGCCTACACCTCCCCCCGCACGTCGCTCATCTGCGTGGAAAACACGCACAATCGCGCGGGCGGTCGAATCTTTCCCGAAGCCGAGATCGAGCGCATCGGCGCCGTCGCCCGGGCCAACGGCCTCGCGTTTCACCTCGACGGCGCGCGCCTCTGGAACACTCACGTGGCTTCGAAGCTCCCGCTCGCGCGCCTCGCCGCGCCCTTCGATACGGTGAGCATTTGTTTCTCCAAGGGACTGGGCGCCCCCGTCGGGAGCGCCCTTCTTGGCACGGCGGCGCTCGTGGAGAAGGCGCGTCGCTTTCGCAAGATGTGGGGCGGCGGCATGCGGCAGGCGGGCATCTTGGCGGCGGCTGCTCTCTACGCGCTGGACCATCACGTCGAACGGCTCCAGGAAGACCACGACAAGGCTCGGGCGCTCGGCCAAAAGCTCGCGTCCGTGCCTGGGCTCGTCGTCGACGAAGCGAGCATCGACACCAACATCGTCAACATCGACGTGGAGCGCCTCGCGCCGGAGGCGGTCTCCGCGGAGGCGCGAGCCCGCGGCCTCTTGCTGAACCCATCGGCGCCGGGGCGCCTTCGCGCCGTGCTTCACCTGGACGTTCGCCGCGAGGACATCGCCCGATGCGCCGCGATCCTTGCCGAGTCCTTGGAAGCGGTCCGCGCGCGCACATGA